From a region of the Saccharomycodes ludwigii strain NBRC 1722 chromosome VII, whole genome shotgun sequence genome:
- the RRD1 gene encoding peptidylprolyl isomerase RRD1 (similar to Saccharomyces cerevisiae YIL153W | RRD1 | Resistant to Rapamycin Deletion), which yields MNHTQEQKNNNDAIISTATQFSEPVKKIFDQQTTQYFQHSVAIKRLQQYIDKYVELVRGVDFDYQHIEHLLTYDPLETYIFNPLNKLIDETPPIKGPRRFGNLACRDWHDKINKDITCLLRKMLPENFHNAIIELDYYLKNSFGSKERLDYGTGHELSFLAFISGLDMLGVLVPTSSDQPLTGQDILYMFTRYYQLVQRLILTYNLEPAGSHGVWGLDDHFHISYILGASQFVGNYNALSNGITPRSILDIALVRNSTLKYKNLYFAGIAFIDEVKSGPFEEHSPILYDICKNVGSWEKVLRGLMKMYMVEVLTKFPVVQHFWFGTGFFPWVDYRNGKSLPNVEYDGDSVTVDSTANHKNIYNNSNPMTTAVFPSLDSQQYHQHSRIGETELASKYNRLLSSPTNKSNTLNYTSMPPPSISKITRVTSPGHSTSIANVDRFGRNTVPKK from the coding sequence ATGAATCATACACAAgaacagaaaaataataatgatgccATTATCTCCACAGCAACCCAATTCAGTGAGccagtaaaaaaaatattcgaCCAACAAACAACACAATACTTTCAACACTCTGTCGCAATTAAAAGATTACAGCAGTACATTGATAAATACGTTGAACTGGTCAGAGGTGTAGATTTTGATTATCAGCATATTGAACATCTTCTGACCTATGACCCACTTGAAACCTATATTTTCAAtccattaaataaattaatagaTGAAACCCCGCCTATTAAAGGGCCCAGAAGGTTTGGAAATTTAGCTTGCAGAGATTGGcatgataaaataaacaaagatATTACTTGCCTATTAAGGAAAATGCTTCCAGAAAACTTCCATAATGCAATAATAGAACTAGATTactatttgaaaaattctTTTGGTTCTAAAGAAAGATTGGATTATGGGACAGGACATGAATTGTCATTTTTAGCGTTTATTAGTGGTTTAGATATGTTAGGAGTTTTAGTACCAACTTCAAGTGATCAACCACTCACCGGCCAAGATATTTTGTATATGTTCACAAGATATTATCAACTAGTACAGAGATTGATTTTGACATATAATTTGGAACCAGCAGGTTCTCATGGTGTTTGGGGTTTAGATGATCATTTCCACATATCTTATATTTTAGGAGCATCGCAATTTGTCGGTAATTACAACGCTCTGAGTAATGGGATCACACCAAGATCGATCCTAGACATAGCACTAGTGAGAAATAGtactttaaaatataagaaTCTATACTTTGCTGGTATTGCCTTTATAGACGAAGTGAAAAGTGGGCCTTTTGAGGAACATTCTCCTATCCTATATGATATCTGTAAGAATGTTGGAAGCTGGGAGAAAGTTCTAAGAGgtttaatgaaaatgtaTATGGTGGAAGttttaacaaaatttcCCGTAGTTCAACATTTTTGGTTTGGTACTGGGTTTTTCCCATGGGTAGATTACAGGAATGGCAAAAGTTTACCTAATGTAGAGTATGATGGTGATTCTGTAACCGTTGATAGTACTGCCAACCATAAGAATATATACAACAACAGTAATCCAATGACTACTGCTGTATTTCCGTCTTTAGATTCTCAACAGTATCATCAACATTCTCGTATAGGAGAAACTGAACTAGcatcaaaatataatagaTTGTTATCTTCCCCAACCAATAAGAGTAATACACTTAACTACACATCTATGCCACCTCCATCCATATCAAAAATTACAAGGGTTACTTCGCCCGGCCATAGCACTAGTATTGCCAATGTTGATCGATTTGGACGGAACACAGTGCCTAAAAAATAG
- the UBP7 gene encoding ubiquitin-specific protease UBP7 (similar to Saccharomyces cerevisiae YIL156W | UBP7 | UBiquitin-specific Protease (paralog of YKR098C | UBP11)) yields MADNLPKLPFSSYTPEYSRELLNIVKSTFSYYVKPKFPKLKLENLIDLLEETEYHFEQYKSWLNNKLKKGNIIDTTIDNGSNDNKDDIFGLVEFIIGSFYIYLIIPESIQFHSINKSYSLYLDMRKIYQDESNMSNVLLMVVNQVTNILQQNQVVNDVTKINRRRAYSITSTKSKNLSINNQDNNVASKNYPNYKGNDRERGEEYDDDEDEDDDDNSIFWKAPETTRNDHLIVPSIINKTPTQLQEQPPFFSPAFNKDYTNTSTFDVNRYQTHRKDSYHSIYMWPNEEEEQDDSMVQLLKVQTTSSISAENLFRILSDQNKSNELLLIDLRLRKRYEANHLVSKYIINIDPSLFKSPNGGKILESAIQLDSTLKTSLPNDQYKLFNNISSFKYVVYYTDMKTYMNIDFDYQLKFFQILYTSDLKLQHTPKILLGGYDQWKKLLHIKGKESPNFNSSAYLYRREDTHHHTHQHPHVTSTSLANSSSTSSNSSGSSFDATKNIDKVLLSGVADMSSVSQPPALPPKILVSQNASTAYNRPRMPIPQKRLQNGSYNTKELARTPSNQAILIHGIPTIEASSNEYVSLSVAGLRNLGNTCYINAMVQCLFGTPVFRGIFLSSKYREYFQPEYKKKYQLSKSFHTIFTKMYMNGGCSVVPSGFLKSCNLLRPDLNIPTDQQDTQEFLLFVLDQLHDELSNKETVLKDYPNLLLHSDDLLCVNPKMYDKWFEENFNSNGVSPIDEIFQGQIENCLQCQRCGYSSYNYSTFYVLSLAIPRVESSKLLKTKKKKKIKLEDCINLFTNDEILAGDNAWDCPKCGTQHSSFKEKENIRSRAHIKTNKEDNTESNNNHSSNKSSKGFFNFHHGHHYLRSRSPFRKEANGSTSNEENILISPSDSSLKRRLWKSHSSNTENVNNSSKLNNTTDDGNNGKGWSGKLTTLKSLNFITMPPILIVHLSRFYYDLTKKNDAIVTYPLILNIVLKNNSVVKYRLYGLVNHSGNLISGHYTALVNKDLNHSLNKDAQRWYYFDDEAVKLDNNHGDIDEGVISVSSRDVYLWV; encoded by the exons atggCTGATAATCTACCAAAGCTACCATTTTCTTCATATACTCCTGAATATTCCAGAGAACTATTAAACATTGTGAAAAGCACTTTCAGCTATTATGTGAAACCAAAGTTTCCAAAACTGAAGCtagaaaatttaattgatttGTTGGAAGAAACTGAATATCATTTTGAACAGTACAAATCATGGctgaataataaattaaaaaaaggtaatATCATTGATACTACTATAGATAACGGcagtaatgataataaagatgatatttttggtttGGTAGAATTCATTATTGGTTCtttctatatatatctaaTTATACCAGAATCAATCCAATTTCACAGcattaataaatcatacTCTTTATATTTAGACATGAGGAAAATATATCAAGATGAATCTAATATGAGCAATGTTCTATTAATGGTAGTTAACCAAgttacaaatattttacaacAAAATCAAGTGGTAAATGACgtaacaaaaattaatagaaGAAGGGCATATTCAATCACAAGTAccaaatcaaaaaatttgtcAATTAATAATCAGGACAATAACGTAGCTTCCAAAAATTATCCCAATTATAAAGGAAATGATAGAGAAAGAGGAGAGGAATATGATGACGATGAAGacgaagatgatgatgacaaTTCCATTTTTTGGAAAGCACCAGAAACCACAAGAAATGATCACTTGATAGTACcatctattattaataaaacccCTACACAACTTCAGGAACAGCCACCCTTTTTTTCGCCAGCTTTTAACAAAGACTATACAAACACTTCCACCTTCGATGTTAATCGCTACCAAACACATAGAAAGGACTCGTATCattctatatatatgtggccaaatgaagaagaggaaCAAGACGATTCAATGGTGCAGTTATTAAAAGTACAAACAACGTCATCGATATCTGCAGAAAATTTGTTTAGAATACTATCGGATCAAAATAAGAGTAATGAACTGTTGCTTATTGACTTAAGATTACGGAAAAGGTATGAAGCCAATCATTTGGTTAGCAAATACATTATTAACATCGATCCAAGTTTGTTCAAAAGCCCCAATGGCGGGAAAATTCTTGAATCAGCTATTCAGTTAGATAGCACTTTGAAGACTAGTTTACCCAATGATCAATATAAACTGTTTAACAATATATCCTCTTTTAAGTATGTGGTTTACTATACGGACATGAAAACATATATGAATATTGATTTTGACTATCAATTGAAATTCTTCCAAATACTGTACACATCTGATTTAAAATTGCAACATACACCAAAGATTCTACTGGGAGGATATGATCAGTGGAAAAAACTCTTGCATATAAAAGGCAAAGAATCGCCAAATTTTAACTCTTCTGCTTATCTCTACAGACGCGAAGACACCCATCACCACACACATCAGCATCCACACGTGACATCCACTAGTCTGGCAAACTCGTCTTCCACTAGTAGCAACAGCAGTGGTAGCAGTTTTGATGCTACAAAGAACATAGACAAAGTACTTCTCTCCGGTGTAGCAGATATGTCGTCTGTAAGCCAGCCACCTGCGTTGCCACCCAAAATACTAGTTTCACAAAACGCTTCTACAGCCTACAATCGTCCAAGAATGCCAATACCGCAAAAGCGACTGCAAAACGGATCGTATAATACAAAAGAGTTGGCGCGCACCCCATCAAACCAAGCGATATTGATACACGGTATTCCAACAATTGAAGCCAGTTCTAATGAGTATGTTTCACTGTCGGTGGCAGGATTAAGAAATTTGGGAAACACATGCTATATCAATGCAATGGTACAATGTCTATTTGGCACACCCGTCTTTCGTGGTATCTTTTTATCAAGCAAATACAGAGAGTACTTTCAACcagaatataaaaaaaagtatcaGTTGTCAAAATCTTTCCATACCATATTTACTAAAATGTACATGAATGGTGGATGTTCTGTGGTCCCTAGTGggtttttgaaaagttgTAATTTGTTGAGACCAGATTTGAATATTCCAACGGACCAACAGGATACCCAAgagtttttattgtttgtatTGGACCAATTGCATGATGAGTTGTCAAATAAAGAGActgttttaaaagattatcCTAATTTGCTCTTGCATTCAGACGATTTACTATGTGTTAATCCTAAAATGTATGATAAGTGGTTTGAAGAGAATTTCAATTCAAATGGTGTGTCTCCTATTGATGAAATATTTCAAGGTCAAATAGAAAACTGTTTACAATGTCAACGATGTGGGTATTCGTCGTACAATTACTCAACGTTTTATGTTTTGTCTCTAGCTATTCCGAGAGTTGAATCTAGTAAATTGTTGAAaaccaaaaagaaaaaaaaaatcaagtTGGAAGATTGTATCAATTTGTTCACTAATGATGAAATCTTGGCTGGTGATAATGCATGGGATTGTCCAAAATGTGGTACACAGCATTCAagttttaaagaaaaagaaaacattcGTAGTCGTGCACATATTAAAACGAACAAGGAAGATAATACAGAATCAAACAACAATCACTCTTCAAACAAAAGCAGCAAAGGTTTCTTCAACTTTCATCACGGACATCATTATCTGAGATCTAGAAGTCCCTTCAGAAAAGAAGCCAATGGCTCGACATCCAATGAGGAAAATATTCTAATAAGTCCGTCAGATTCCTCTTTAAAAAGAAGGCTTTGGAAATCACACTCCAGTAATACAGAAAACGTTAACAATTCAAGTAAACTGAATAACACTACAGATGATGGGAACAATGGCAAGGGTTGGTCCGGAAAATTAACTACCTTAAAGTCTTTgaattttattacaatGCCACCTATATTAATCGTGCATCTATCAAGATTTTATTACGATTtgacaaagaaaaatgacGCTATTGTCACCTACCCTCTAATATTGaatattgttttaaaaaataacagtGTTGTAAAATATAGGCTATATGGACTGGTAAATCATTCAGGCAATTTGATTAGTGGGCATTACACTGCATTAGTTAACAAGGATTTGAATCattctttaaataaagatgCCCAAAGATGGTATTATTTCGATGACGAAGCTGTAAAATTAGATAATAATCATGGTGATATTGATGAAGGTGTTATCAGTGTCTCTAGTAGAGACGT TTATCTATGGGTATAA
- the PCK1 gene encoding phosphoenolpyruvate carboxykinase PCK1 (similar to Saccharomyces cerevisiae YKR097W | PCK1 | Phosphoenolpyruvate CarboxyKinase), with the protein MTPNNNHKVEQHIREQLELFQDTILRRNAPVAVLYEDALKEKGSAITSSGALVALSGDKTGRSPRDKRVIKEDVSKDNIWWGPVNIPCSEKTWNITKERAADYLRTKELLYVVDAYAGWDPRYRIKVRVVCARAYHALFMTNMLVKPTKEELENFGDPDFTIWNAGQFPANKNTEGMTSKTTVEINFKAKEMVICGTEYAGEMKKGIFSVMFYMMPINYDVLTLHSSCNVGVKNNDVTLFFGLSGTGKTTLSADPHRLLIGDDEHCWSDHGVFCIEGGCYAKVVALSAEKEPEIFDALKYGSVLENVVYDKETRVVDYNDTSITENTRGCYPIDYIPRAHIPCMIDTHPSNIILLTCDAFGILPPVSKLTPEQVMYNFITGFTSIQPSTEVGVSEPIPTFSACYGQPFLTLHPTKYASMLAEKISHHKANAWLINTGWTGASYADGGKRCPLKYTRAILDAIHDGSLANAEYETLPIFNFNIPKEVKNVPSSLLNPLKSWGKGEADYMNELKKLANKFTENFKKYEDAATPEILAAGPKI; encoded by the coding sequence atgactCCCAATAACAACCACAAAGTCGAACAACATATTAGAGAACAGCTTGAGTTGTTTCAAGACACTATTTTAAGAAGAAATGCCCCAGTTGCCGTTTTATACGAAGATGctttaaaggaaaaaggcAGCGCAATTACCTCTTCGGGCGCTTTAGTTGCTCTATCCGGTGACAAAACCGGTAGATCTCCAAGAGATAAAAGAGTCATTAAAGAAGACGTTTCTAAAGATAATATCTGGTGGGGTCCAGTTAATATTCCATGCTCCGAAAAAACTTGGAATATAACTAAAGAAAGGGCCGCAGATTATCTAAGAACTAAAGAACTGTTATACGTTGTTGATGCCTATGCAGGATGGGATCCACGTTACAGAATCAAAGTTCGTGTTGTTTGCGCTAGAGCTTACCATGCTTTATTCATGACAAATATGTTGGTAAAACCTACCAAAGAAGAATTAGAAAACTTTGGCGACCCAGATTTTACCATCTGGAATGCTGGCCAATTCCCTGCTAACAAAAACACCGAAGGTATGACTTCTAAAACTACAGTTGAAATCAATTTCAAAGCCAAGGAAATGGTTATTTGTGGGACTGAATACGCTggagaaatgaaaaagggTATTTTCTCGGTTATGTTTTACATGATGCCCATCAACTATGATGTTTTGACTTTACATTCCTCTTGTAACGTGGGtgttaaaaacaatgatGTGACTTTGTTTTTCGGGTTGTCTGGTACAGGCAAAACCACATTGAGTGCTGATCCACACAGATTATTGATCGGTGATGATGAACATTGTTGGAGTGATCATGGTGTATTTTGTATTGAAGGTGGTTGTTACGCTAAAGTTGTTGCTTTGAGCGCTGAAAAGGAACCAGAAATCTTTGATGCCTTGAAATATGGTTCCGTTTTGGAAAACGTTGTTTATGATAAAGAAACCAGAGTTGTTGACTACAACGATACTTCCATCACAGAAAACACTCGTGGTTGTTACCCAATTGATTATATTCCACGTGCCCATATTCCATGTATGATCGACACACATCCTTCCAATATTATATTGCTTACTTGTGATGCGTTCGGTATTTTGCCTCCTGTTTCCAAACTAACTCCAGAACAAGTTAtgtataattttatcaCTGGCTTCACAAGTATTCAACCCTCCACAGAAGTTGGTGTTAGCGAACCAATTCCAACCTTTTCTGCGTGCTATGGCCAACCATTTTTGACTTTACATCCAACCAAATATGCTTCAATGCTAGCCGAGAAAATATCACACCATAAGGCCAATGCATGGTTAATTAACACTGGCTGGACCGGTGCTTCTTATGCTGATGGCGGGAAGCGTTGTCCATTGAAATATACCAGAGCTATCTTGGATGCTATACATGATGGATCTCTAGCCAATGCTGAATACGAAACATTGccaattttcaattttaacaTTCCAAAGGAGGTTAAAAATGTTCCAAGCTCATTATTGAATCCTTTGAAAAGTTGGGGAAAGGGCGAAGCTGATTATATGAacgaattaaaaaaattggccaataaatttactgaaaactttaaaaaatatgaagaTGCTGCTACCCCAGAAATTTTAGCTGCTGGTCCAAAAATttga
- the IMP21 gene encoding Imp21p (similar to Saccharomyces cerevisiae YIL154C | IMP2' | Independent of Mitochondrial Particle) yields the protein MSSSSRGRSILLNTSSGTNTNVNTATNVTPNIQIVESDRSLSPTNNINNTTPLDTSISRVCSESRSRSISRSRSLSSIFNQQSLKWTIIRRNPAERLNTEDIAASNTNNIGSSSSDLLDDESDEEQVSDVENEADIDAKLTYEMGSQVLPNFEMNLNRIVENSKPWVEAYKAEHKNVAELIDTQELQGGCNRASVVIGGNALDSPENTSGKSYIVFHDLTQECQYALTYTFGAVLNKNDTVYILHTESSGSGSKLQENVLKIFYHVKFLFDNFHTLEEKDIQVAIVSVAHPYPKHLLNTMVYSLSPTLIIVSLSVILGTLSNYISTVPMLVVRRKLKKVKKLGLYD from the coding sequence AtgtcatcatcatctaGAGGAAGatccattttattaaatactTCCAGTGGAACCAATACCAATGTAAATACAGCTACCAATGTAACACCTAATATCCAAATTGTAGAAAGTGATAGATCACTATCACCGaccaataatatcaataatacaACACCACTTGACACCAGTATCAGCAGAGTATGTAGCGAGTCTAGAAGCCGTAGTATTAGCCGGAGTAGAAGTTTAAGCTCTATATTCAACCAACAAAGTTTAAAGTGGACGATTATTAGAAGAAATCCCGCCGAAAGATTAAACACTGAAGACATTGCTGCTTCGAATACTAATAACATAGGCAGCAGCAGTAGCGATCTACTTGATGATGAAAGTGATGAAGAACAAGTAAGCGACGTGGAAAATGAGGCAGATATAGATGCTAAGTTGACTTACGAGATGGGATCTCAAGTGTTGCCTAATTTCGAAATGAATTTAAACAGAATAGTAGAAAATTCAAAACCGTGGGTGGAAGCATATAAAGCAGAACACAAGAATGTTGCTGAGTTGATAGACACTCAAGAATTACAAGGAGGATGTAATAGAGCGAGTGTTGTAATTGGAGGGAATGCTCTTGATTCTCCTGAAAATACAAGTGGCAAATCTTACATAGTGTTTCACGATCTAACACAAGAATGCCAATATGCTCTAACTTACACTTTTGGGGCTGTTTTGAATAAGAATGACACAGTGTACATTTTACACACCGAATCTAGCGGAAGCGGTTCAAAATTACAAGagaatgttttaaaaattttttatcatgTGAAATTTCTATTCGACAATTTTCATACGTTGGAAGAAAAGGACATCCAAGTAGCTATTGTATCTGTAGCACACCCATATCCAAAACACTTGTTGAATACAATGGTTTATTCATTGTCACCCACTTTAATTATTGTATCCTTGAGTGTTATCCTAGGCACGTTGTCGAATTACATTAGTACTGTACCAATGTTGGTTGTTCGtagaaaattgaaaaaagtcAAGAAACTAGGATTATACGATTGA
- the GUT2 gene encoding glycerol-3-phosphate dehydrogenase (similar to Saccharomyces cerevisiae YIL155C | GUT2 | Glycerol UTilization) → MFSTTRRLLFSSQRKKLLLTAVTAATAVTLYSCSSKNSIRNDVLETAAAIEAIDKKIVAPPARNDLLNKISKTNQFDVLIIGGGATGTGSAVDASTRGLNVALLEMNDFASGTSSKSTKMAHGGVRYLEKAFWELSKSQLDLVIEALNERAHMLHTAPHLCKILPIMIPVYQYWQVPYFYVGCKMYDLFAGSQNLKPAYLLSASRAAEVAPMLDASKLKAGLVYHDGSFNDSRMAASLAVTAVEKGATVLNYMEVKQLIKNKETGKVEGCVAVDRETGERYNVNAKVVVNATGPFSDRILQMDNDKDGLPNDTAILAKENAHATVANKVAVANPNMVVPSAGVHVILPSYYCPKNMGLLDAQTADGRVMFFLPWQGKVLAGTTDIPMKQVPENPTATEADIQDILKELQHYIKFPVRREDVLSAWAGIRPLVKDPRTSTNGTTQDLVRSHFLFTSPNNLVTIAGGKWTTYRAMAEETIDEVVKVGKFNAKPCITRKLKLVGGENYLPNFGALLSQEYGISSVMAEYLSNNYGSRSPVICDMFKEDPLNQLPIELADKEDLSINNGHINYDSFRYPYTIGELKYSMKYEYTRTALDFLLRRTRFAFLDAKRSLEAINGTVKVMGEELGWDEAKREQEAKDARDYIKTFGV, encoded by the coding sequence atGTTTAGTACAACACGTAgactattattttcttcccAAAGGAAAAAGCTTTTATTGACTGCTGTTACTGCCGCTACAGCAGTGACTCTTTACTCCTGTTCATCAAAAAACAGTATCAGAAACGATGTTCTTGAAACTGCTGCTGCCATTGAAGCTATcgacaaaaaaattgttgctCCTCCCGCAAGAAATGAtttgttaaataaaatatctaaaACAAACCAATTTGATGTTTTGATTATTGGTGGTGGTGCTACAGGGACAGGTAGTGCTGTCGATGCCTCTACTAGAGGTTTGAATGTTGCCCTTTTGGAAATGAACGATTTTGCAAGCGGTACCTCttcaaaatcaacaaaaatgGCTCACGGTGGTGTTAGATACCTGGAAAAGGCCTTTTGGGAATTGAGTAAATCTCAATTAGATTTGGTTATCGAAGCCTTGAACGAAAGAGCTCACATGCTACATACTGCTCCACATTTATGTAAGATCTTACCTATCATGATTCCTGTTTATCAATATTGGCAAGTTCCTTATTTCTATGTCGGTTGTAAGATGTACGATTTATTTGCTGGGTCTCAAAACTTGAAACCTGCCTATTTGTTATCTGCTTCTAGAGCCGCAGAAGTTGCCCCAATGTTGGATGCTTCTAAGTTGAAGGCTGGTTTAGTTTACCACGATGGTTCTTTCAACGATAGTAGAATGGCTGCTTCTTTGGCTGTTACTGCTGTTGAAAAGGGTGCCACCGTTTTGAACTATATGGAAGTTAAGCAAttgattaaaaacaaagaaaccGGCAAAGTTGAAGGTTGTGTTGCTGTTGACAGAGAGACAGGTGAACGTTATAACGTTAATGCTAAAGTGGTTGTTAATGCTACTGGTCCTTTCAGTGATCGTATATTACAAATGGACAACGATAAAGATGGGTTACCAAACGATACTGCCATATTAGCCAAGGAAAACGCTCATGCTACTGTTGCCAACAAAGTTGCCGTTGCCAATCCAAATATGGTTGTTCCCTCCGCTGGTGTCCATGTTATCTTGCCATCCTATTATTGTCCAAAGAACATGGGGTTGTTAGATGCTCAAACTGCTGATGGGAGAGTCATGTTTTTCTTGCCATGGCAAGGAAAAGTTTTAGCCGGTACAACCGATATTCCTATGAAACAAGTTCCTGAAAATCCAACTGCTACTGAGGCAGACATTCAAGATATCTTGAAAGAATTGCAACATTATATCAAGTTTCCAGTTAGAAGAGAAGATGTGTTGAGTGCTTGGGCCGGTATCAGACCATTGGTCAAGGATCCAAGAACTTCCACTAACGGTACCACACAAGATTTGGTTAGGTCCCACTTTTTGTTCACTTCTCCAAATAACTTAGTCACTATTGCTGGTGGTAAATGGACTACCTATCGTGCTATGGCTGAAGAAACCATTGATGAGGTTGTCAAAGTTGGTAAGTTTAATGCCAAACCATGTATTACCAGAAAGTTGAAGTTGGTTGGTGGTGAAAATTACTTGCCAAACTTTGGTGCCTTGTTATCTCAAGAATATGGTATTTCAAGTGTCATGGCTGAATATTTAAGTAACAACTATGGTTCCAGATCGCCAGTGATCTGTGATATGTTTAAAGAAGATCCATTGAATCAATTGCCAATTGAATTAGCCGACAAGGAGGATCTTTCCATTAATAACGGTCACATCAACTATGATTCTTTCCGTTATCCTTACACAATTGGGGAATTGAAATATTCCATGAAATACGAATACACTAGAACTGCTTTGGACTTTTTATTGAGAAGAACAAGATTCGCATTCCTAGATGCCAAGCGTTCATTAGAGGCTATAAATGGTACTGTTAAGGTTATGGGTGAAGAATTAGGTTGGGATGAAGCTAAGAGAGAACAAGAAGCTAAGGACGCCAGAGATTACATAAAGACTTTCGGTGTTTAA